The proteins below are encoded in one region of Brassica napus cultivar Da-Ae chromosome A6, Da-Ae, whole genome shotgun sequence:
- the LOC106397097 gene encoding heterogeneous nuclear ribonucleoprotein 1-like has product MDMESGKLFIGGISWETTEDRLREYFQSFGEVLEAVIMKDRATGRARGFGFLVFADPIVAERVVLLRHVIDGKLVEAKKAVPRDDHKSNSSLQGSPPGPANSKKIFVGGLASSVTEAEFKKYFSQFGTITDVVVMYDHRTQRPRGFGFISYESEDAVDRVLRRTFHELNGKMVEVKLAVPKDPIRNQMNVNGFGSGRISALLMNEYSQGFSTSPVSSYGVKPEVRYSPGVVNRGGFSPFGHGFGIDLNFEQDQTQSYGSGSSAGFGRPFSPGYTPSLSRANGSVLNAAAKNHLWGNSGGLGYMSNSPVSRSSFNGNSGMSSLGSIGDNWGGAGARARNSYRSEGGGLGLEAMRGVHVGGLSSGSNSLEADSLYSDSAWLSLPAKADERLGMGAFDFMSRGPAGYINRQPNGGIAA; this is encoded by the exons ATGGATATGGAGTCAGGTAAGCTCTTCATCGGTGGCATCTCTTGGGAGACCACCGAAGACCGTCTTCGCGAGTATTTTCAGAGCTTCGGCGAGGTTTTGGAGGCTGTCATCATGAAGGATCGTGCCACTGGTCGTGCTCGTGGCTTTGGTTTCCTTGTCTTCGCTGATCCCATTGTTGCCGAGAGAGTCGTCTTGCTCAGACACGTCATCGATGGTAAACTT GTTGAGGCGAAGAAGGCAGTTCCAAGAGATGATCACAAGAGTAACAGCAGTCTCCAGGGATCACCACCTGGTCCAGCTAACAGTAAAAAGATCTTTGTTGGAGGTTTGGCTTCATCCGTTACAGAGGCTGAGTTCAAGAAGTACTTTTCTCAGTTTGGGACCATCACTGACGTTGTGGTGATGTATGACCACCGAACACAGAGACCGAGAGGCTTTGGGTTCATCTCTTATGAATCAGAGGACGCTGTAGACAGAGTTTTGCGGAGGACGTTCCACGAACTCAATGGGAAGATGGTGGAAGTTAAACTGGCTGTTCCCAAGGACCCAATCCGGAACCAAATGAATGTCAATGGCTTTGGGAGTGGTAGAATCAGTGCATTGCTGATGAACGAGTACTCACAAGGGTTCAGCACGAGTCCAGTCTCCAGTTATGGAGTGAAACCTGAAGTTAGGTACAGTCCAGGAGTAGTTAATAGGGGTGGATTCTCACCTTTTGGACATGGATTTGGGATTGATCTGAATTTCGAACAAGACCAGACTCAGAGCTATGGATCTGGCTCCAGTGCAGGCTTTGGAAGGCCCTTTAGCCCAGGATATACTCCGAGCCTTAGCAGAGCTAACGGTTCTGTGCTAAATGCAGCAGCAAAGAATCATTTATGGGGGAATAGTGGTGGTCTAGGTTACATGTCAAACTCACCAGTCTCTAGAAGCAGCTTCAATGGAAACTCAGGAATGTCTTCACTAGGCAGCATTGGAGACAACTGGGGAGGAGCGGGTGCACGTGCACGTAATAGCTACCGCAGTGAGGGAGGAGGCTTAGGATTAGAAGCAATGAGAGGAGTTCATGTTGGTGGTTTAAGCAGCGGCTCAAACAGCTTGGAGGCAGACTCTTTGTACAGTGACTCGGCGTGGCTTTCGCTGCCTGCAAAGGCGGATGAAAGATTGGGAATGGGAGCATTTGACTTCATGTCTAGAGGACCGGCTGGATACATCAACAGGCAACCAAACGGAG GAATTGCAGCTTAG
- the LOC106399489 gene encoding RING-H2 finger protein ATL79-like produces MRLLVEQVATRASSPLSSASSTECNSHTCRWKPYSNSTEFQANVSVLLILVVSALICGLSLCAAIRCFLRPNLQTDDNEHKPDPEEDVSSTVPTPTLVYSSDLELAGAQAECAICLSEFEPGESIHVLEKCHHGFHVKCIHKWLSSRSSCPTCRTSIFSQNSLDSATSRVAPSTNQTNA; encoded by the coding sequence ATGCGTTTGCTAGTAGAACAAGTAGCTACTAGAGCTTCTTCACCATTGTCCTCTGCTTCTTCTACAGAATGTAACTCTCATACTTGCAGATGGAAGCCTTACTCCAACTCTACTGAGTTCCAAGCAAACGTATCTGTTCTCCTCATCCTTGTCGTCTCTGCTCTCATATGTGGCCTCTCTCTGTGCGCTGCGATACGTTGCTTTCTCCGCCCAAATCTCCAAACTGACGACAACGAGCACAAGCCTGATCCTGAAGAGGATGTTTCATCCACCGTGCCAACTCCGACGCTTGTCTACTCCTCAGACCTTGAGCTTGCAGGGGCTCAAGCAGAGTGTGCCATATGTTTGTCTGAGTTCGAACCAGGTGAGAGCATCCACGTGCTGGAGAAATGTCATCATGGGTTTCATGTCAAGTGCATCCATAAGTGGCTATCTTCCCGCTCCTCCTGTCCTACTTGCCGGACTTCTATCTTCTCACAGAACAGCTTAGACTCTGCAACATCAAGGGTAGCTCCTTCAACAAACCAGACCAATGCTTAG
- the LOC106400036 gene encoding uncharacterized protein LOC106400036, with protein sequence MVGFTTCIDISTLPTDMEGFYATNNQFQKRGPKGFIQVKVLDDDKLYVRVDLPGVPDDAVHHRVDAVRQKVVFFSAVAFNDGYEKQGVREYSGTAGLGCDCCEITGVDAKMKDGVLRMILSRVKVKDHDTKCTHTVPPFTGKSGRRVEEHPFVVKGRKRAFVGEPTADGGLFFAVDVPGVGDGDVEVLANESEIKFTAEVKNVFEHDESAGRLYLGSIDTSWSGDSAASLLSHYNITGAVNFGVLKVLITPRPNTGGTKE encoded by the exons atggttgGGTTCACCACCTGCATTGACATTTCGACGCTTCCCACCGATATGG AGGGTTTTTACGCGACCAACAACCAGTTCCAGAAAAGAGGTCCCAAGGGTTTCATCCAAGTCAAGGTTCTCGACGACGACAAGCTTTACGTACGCGTCGACTTGCCCGGTGTTCCAGACGACGCTGTCCACCACAGAGTCGACGCCGTTAGGCAAAAGGTGGTGTTTTTCTCTGCGGTGGCTTTCAACGACGGCTACGAGAAGCAGGGCGTGCGTGAGTACTCTGGAACCGCTGGTCTGGGCTGTGACTGCTGTGAGATCACCGGCGTGGATGCCAAGATGAAAGATGGAGTCTTGAGGATGATTCTCTCAAGGGTCAAAGTGAAGGACCATGACACCAAGTGTACCCACACCGTTCCTCCTTTCACAG GTAAATCTGGAAGACGCGTGGAGGAACATCCGTTTGTGGTGAAAGGTCGCAAGCGAGCCTTCGTTGGAGAACCAACAGCTGATGGTGGTCTTTTCTTCGCTGTGGATGTGCCTGGTGTTGGGGACGGTGATGTTGAAGTGCTTGCTAATGAGAGTGAAATTAAATTCACTGCTGAggtcaagaatgtgttcgagcaCGACGAGAGTGCAGGCCGTCTTTACCTTGGAAGCATCGACACTTCTTGGTCTGGTGACTCTGCAGCTTCGCTTTTGAGTCATTATAACATCACCGGTGCTGTCAACTTTGGTGTTCTCAAGGTTCTCATTACCCCTCGTCCCAACACCGGCGGTACCAAAGAGTAA
- the LOC106400199 gene encoding 14.7 kDa heat shock protein-like, with the protein MSKAGSNSSGNKSHGSSGSGVPRNSPPVPRNRFQKSGSQAVYEVKETEDTVIYRVDLPGCPASDLQYWVDGNNVHFFADEPAMSEYDHDGRKYGGTMVFNPVAYDVSGAKAKLRDGVLWITVPKVAGVNIKLTVVEKMLNCKITKDDVV; encoded by the exons ATGAGTAAAGCAGGAAGCAACTCCAGCGGAAACAAGAGCCACGGAAGCTCCGGTAGCGGTGTCCCGAGGAACTCTCCACCTGTCC CGAGGAACCGTTTCCAGAAAAGTGGCAGCCAGGCGGTGTACGAGGTGAAAGAGACGGAAGACACCGTGATCTACAGGGTCGACTTGCCTGGCTGTCCGGCCTCCGACCTCCAGTACTGGGTCGACGGCAACAACGTCCACTTCTTCGCCGACGAACCCGCCATGTCCGAGTACGACCACGACGGTCGCAAATACGGAGGCACCATGGTGTTCAACCCAGTGGCGTACGACGTTAGCGGAGCCAAGGCAAAGCTTCGCGACGGTGTGCTCTGGATCACCGTCCCTAAGGTCGCCGGGGTGAACATCAAGCTGACCGTCGTCGAGAAGATGCTCAACTGCAAGATCACAAAAGACGACGTGGTTTGA